One Hydrogenoanaerobacterium saccharovorans DNA segment encodes these proteins:
- the hrcA gene encoding heat-inducible transcriptional repressor HrcA → MEIDQRKLKILAAIVENYIRTGEPIGSKTLAQMLEFQVSPATIRNEMSALFDMGLLEQPHTSAGRVPSHLGYRVYINQLMHCKPLTEEERDEIDALFNVKDPDPDRLLEDAANALAHFTNCATISTTITPKHVTVRRIEIVPVDRRTVVMLVVASNGVIKNKVSRVDYNLNREIIEFFNKFANNRFGGRSMDEISTMYVSSVAVALGEYSRVFTPLLAGIYELCKAINDGQYFASGETNLLGYKEFDAVAHDLLTTIGDRDKITEILPFQKEGVQISIGKENPISELTDSSVVVATYKIGKDSCGAIGVVGPVRLNYQKLIPHLEYFAKTLGKLLSDTLENED, encoded by the coding sequence GTGGAGATTGACCAAAGAAAATTGAAGATACTTGCAGCTATCGTCGAGAACTACATTCGTACCGGCGAACCAATCGGCAGCAAAACATTGGCGCAGATGCTTGAATTTCAGGTATCTCCCGCCACCATCCGCAACGAGATGTCTGCGCTGTTCGATATGGGGCTGCTTGAACAGCCGCATACTTCTGCGGGCAGAGTCCCTTCGCACCTTGGCTACAGGGTGTATATCAATCAGCTAATGCACTGTAAGCCCCTGACAGAAGAAGAGCGTGACGAAATTGATGCACTGTTTAATGTAAAAGACCCTGACCCCGACCGCTTGCTAGAGGATGCAGCCAATGCGTTGGCGCATTTTACCAACTGTGCTACCATCTCCACTACCATTACACCCAAGCATGTCACCGTACGCCGTATCGAGATTGTGCCTGTAGACCGCCGTACCGTGGTTATGTTGGTGGTGGCGTCCAACGGCGTGATTAAAAATAAGGTGTCGCGCGTAGACTATAATTTGAACCGCGAAATCATCGAGTTCTTTAACAAGTTTGCAAACAACCGTTTTGGCGGGCGCTCGATGGACGAAATTTCTACGATGTATGTCAGTTCGGTAGCGGTTGCGCTGGGCGAATACTCCCGTGTGTTTACCCCGCTGCTGGCAGGTATTTACGAGCTTTGCAAGGCGATTAATGACGGCCAGTATTTTGCAAGCGGCGAAACAAATCTTCTAGGCTATAAAGAATTTGACGCTGTGGCACACGATTTACTTACTACCATAGGCGACCGTGATAAAATTACCGAGATACTCCCCTTTCAAAAAGAGGGTGTTCAGATTTCGATCGGTAAAGAAAACCCGATTTCGGAGCTCACCGATTCTTCGGTGGTGGTTGCTACCTACAAAATAGGCAAAGACAGCTGTGGTGCAATTGGTGTGGTCGGCCCTGTTCGGCTGAACTATCAAAAGTTAATACCGCATCTGGAATACTTTGCGAAGACATTAGGAAAACTGTTATCAGATACCCTTGAAAACGAAGATTAA
- the lepA gene encoding translation elongation factor 4 codes for MDNIRERTRNFCIIAHIDHGKSTLADRLLEKTSAVALRDMSEQLLDNMDIERERGITIKARAVTVKYKANDGKEYILNLIDTPGHVDFNYEVSRSLAACEGAILVVDASQGIEAQTLANTYLAIEHDLEVVPVVNKIDLPAADPDRVCHEIENVIGIPAMDAPKISAKQGIGIDEVLERIVTDIPAPKGDEDAPLKALIFDSYYDSYKGVIVYVRVMEGKLTPDMTVKMMQTGAEFDVVDVGTMGATRLNSEKELVAGEVGYFTASIKNVKDTRVGDTVTDADNLCDKALPGYRKVNPMVFSGIYPTDSARYPDLRDALEKLQLNDASLSFEPETSIALGFGFRCGFLGLLHMEIIQERIEREFNIDIITTAPSVVYKLTLTSGETIQIDNPTNYPDPGTIVSAEEPFVRASIFTPSQFIGNIMELCQSRRGEYKDTKYLDEDRVELHYELPLNEIIYDFFDALKSRTRGYASFDYELTGYRSSKLVKLDILLNGEVVDALSFIVFADSAYTRGRKLTEKLKENIPRQMFEVPIQAAIGGKIIARETVKAMRKDVLAKCYGGDITRKKKLLEKQKEGKKKMRQLGSVEVPQEAFMAVLKLDE; via the coding sequence ATGGATAATATTCGCGAAAGAACCAGAAACTTTTGCATCATTGCACACATCGACCACGGTAAATCCACGCTGGCAGACCGTCTGCTTGAAAAAACAAGCGCTGTTGCACTGCGGGATATGTCAGAGCAGCTTCTTGACAATATGGATATTGAACGAGAGCGCGGTATTACCATCAAAGCACGCGCTGTCACCGTTAAATATAAGGCAAATGACGGTAAAGAATATATTTTAAACCTGATTGATACCCCGGGACATGTGGACTTTAACTACGAAGTATCGCGCTCGCTTGCGGCATGCGAGGGGGCAATTTTGGTTGTCGACGCATCGCAGGGCATTGAGGCGCAAACACTTGCAAACACGTACCTTGCAATCGAGCATGACCTAGAAGTGGTTCCCGTTGTCAATAAAATCGATTTGCCTGCCGCAGACCCCGACCGTGTTTGTCATGAGATTGAAAATGTCATCGGCATCCCCGCTATGGATGCACCGAAAATATCTGCAAAGCAGGGTATTGGCATAGATGAGGTGCTGGAGCGTATTGTCACCGATATACCCGCACCCAAAGGCGATGAAGATGCCCCGCTAAAAGCACTGATTTTTGACAGTTACTACGACAGTTACAAAGGCGTTATTGTTTACGTCCGCGTAATGGAGGGGAAATTGACCCCCGACATGACCGTTAAAATGATGCAAACAGGCGCCGAGTTTGATGTGGTAGATGTTGGTACAATGGGTGCAACCCGTCTCAACTCCGAAAAAGAGTTGGTAGCAGGCGAGGTTGGCTATTTTACGGCGTCTATCAAGAATGTAAAAGACACCAGAGTGGGCGATACCGTCACCGATGCGGACAACCTGTGTGATAAAGCCTTACCCGGCTACCGCAAGGTAAACCCTATGGTGTTCTCGGGTATCTACCCCACCGACAGTGCGCGTTACCCCGACCTGCGCGATGCACTGGAAAAATTGCAGCTCAACGATGCTTCCCTCAGCTTTGAACCCGAAACCTCAATTGCACTGGGGTTTGGCTTCCGCTGCGGTTTTTTGGGGCTGCTGCATATGGAGATTATTCAAGAGCGCATTGAGCGCGAGTTTAATATCGATATCATCACCACCGCGCCCAGCGTTGTTTATAAACTGACGCTGACAAGCGGAGAAACCATTCAAATCGATAACCCCACCAACTACCCCGACCCCGGCACCATTGTTTCTGCCGAGGAGCCGTTTGTGCGCGCATCCATCTTTACCCCCAGCCAGTTTATCGGCAATATTATGGAGCTGTGCCAAAGCCGCCGCGGCGAGTACAAAGATACAAAATATCTCGATGAAGACCGTGTAGAGCTGCACTACGAGTTGCCGCTGAACGAAATTATCTACGACTTCTTTGATGCGCTGAAAAGCCGCACCAGGGGCTATGCGTCGTTCGACTACGAGCTTACGGGCTACCGCAGCTCAAAACTGGTGAAGCTGGATATCTTGCTCAACGGCGAAGTTGTGGATGCGCTCTCGTTTATTGTATTTGCAGACAGTGCCTACACACGCGGTAGAAAGCTTACCGAAAAACTCAAGGAGAACATCCCCCGCCAAATGTTCGAAGTGCCTATTCAGGCGGCAATCGGCGGTAAGATTATTGCACGAGAAACGGTAAAAGCAATGCGCAAAGACGTACTTGCCAAATGCTATGGCGGTGATATTACCCGTAAAAAGAAATTACTTGAAAAACAAAAAGAAGGCAAGAAGAAAATGCGCCAGCTCGGCTCGGTAGAGGTACCGCAAGAAGCATTTATGGCGGTTCTAAAGTTGGACGAATAA
- the spoVAD gene encoding stage V sporulation protein AD, with amino-acid sequence MPTKLGAHTVRLDSMPSILSFAAVASKKEGQGPLGGKFDILNDDTSFGQQSWEKAESQMQKLCVGKALEKANLSPEAIDFMFAGDLLNQCIGSTYGLRDFSIPFFGLFGACSTMSESLTLASMFVDSGLANRCIAVTSSHFCSAERQFRFPLEYGGQRPPTAQWTVTGSGSVVVGKNVKPPYVKAVCVGTIEDLGIKDSNNMGAAMAPAAAKTIQTFFEDTCTNADNYDLIVTGDLGEVGSNLMEQLLAREGISLGTKHNDCGLIIYDRENQQDVNAGGSGCGCSASVLCADILPKIQNGELNDVLFIATGALMSPTSVQQGESIPGIAHLVYLSSQSVRKGVL; translated from the coding sequence ATGCCAACCAAGTTAGGCGCACATACCGTGCGGTTGGACAGTATGCCATCCATCCTGTCCTTTGCAGCGGTGGCAAGCAAAAAAGAGGGGCAAGGCCCGTTGGGTGGAAAATTCGATATTTTAAACGACGATACTTCGTTTGGCCAGCAAAGCTGGGAAAAAGCCGAAAGCCAAATGCAAAAGCTGTGTGTGGGCAAAGCGTTGGAGAAGGCAAACCTTTCGCCCGAAGCGATTGATTTTATGTTTGCGGGTGATTTGCTCAACCAATGCATCGGTTCCACTTACGGCCTGCGCGATTTTTCAATCCCTTTTTTTGGTTTATTCGGCGCCTGTTCTACCATGTCAGAGTCTCTTACGCTTGCATCGATGTTTGTGGATTCGGGGCTGGCAAACCGATGCATTGCAGTGACGTCATCTCACTTCTGCTCGGCAGAGCGGCAATTTCGGTTCCCGCTGGAATACGGTGGGCAGCGCCCCCCCACAGCACAGTGGACAGTAACCGGTTCGGGCAGTGTGGTTGTGGGCAAAAACGTAAAACCGCCCTATGTTAAGGCGGTGTGTGTGGGTACCATAGAAGATTTGGGCATTAAAGACTCCAACAACATGGGGGCGGCTATGGCGCCGGCAGCGGCAAAAACCATTCAAACATTTTTTGAAGATACTTGCACCAATGCCGATAACTACGATTTGATTGTCACCGGCGACCTCGGCGAAGTGGGCAGCAACCTAATGGAGCAACTGCTTGCACGCGAAGGCATCAGCCTGGGTACAAAGCACAACGATTGCGGTTTGATTATTTACGACCGCGAGAATCAGCAGGATGTAAATGCGGGAGGCTCGGGCTGCGGATGCAGTGCCTCGGTGCTCTGTGCCGATATTCTGCCCAAAATACAAAACGGCGAGCTCAACGACGTACTGTTTATTGCAACCGGTGCACTCATGAGCCCCACATCGGTGCAGCAGGGCGAAAGTATACCGGGCATTGCCCACCTCGTTTACCTTTCTTCTCAATCCGTGCGGAAAGGGGTATTGTAA
- a CDS encoding helix-turn-helix transcriptional regulator, translating to MRALREDKDLKQIQIAELLHVGQKTYSDYETRKIRIPLESMIKLAKFYNVDLNYICGISSEKRNYPLE from the coding sequence ATGCGAGCTTTGCGTGAAGATAAAGATCTAAAGCAAATACAAATTGCAGAGTTGCTCCATGTTGGTCAAAAAACCTACTCTGATTATGAGACACGCAAAATACGTATTCCTTTAGAAAGCATGATAAAATTAGCAAAGTTCTATAACGTAGATTTAAATTATATCTGCGGAATCAGCAGCGAAAAAAGAAACTACCCCTTAGAATAA
- the hemW gene encoding radical SAM family heme chaperone HemW has product MMEKVSKKIGLYIHVPFCVSKCPYCDFYSLKADDDTMDAYTSAVCTCIDRMSARYPYPADTLYFGGGTPVLLGASRLANILNHANAGFGLHNAEITLEANPHSTLLQTLADLHKAGVNRLSMGLQSAVPEELAFLGRGHTPDEARRAVEDARTAGFDNISLDIMMGIPRQTAHSVERSIDFCADLGIEHISSYLLKVEEGTPFYANNILSICPDSDEQAEIYLHAVEYLANKGYSQYEISNFARDEKTSRHNLKYWNCEEYIGIGPSAHSFIDGERRYYERDLQGFVASNGEQGWKFDAIGGDFEEYAMLKLRLTSGLHFDDIQQRYPTVDTAAMIKKAKPMRKAGLLHLTDKGIALTPQGFLLSNSVIAELIL; this is encoded by the coding sequence ATGATGGAAAAGGTTTCAAAGAAAATCGGGCTCTATATCCATGTTCCGTTTTGTGTAAGCAAATGCCCTTATTGCGATTTTTATTCGCTCAAAGCGGATGACGATACAATGGACGCGTACACATCCGCTGTGTGTACCTGCATCGACCGTATGTCAGCCCGTTACCCCTACCCTGCCGATACGCTGTATTTCGGCGGAGGAACGCCTGTTTTATTAGGTGCGTCACGTCTTGCAAACATCTTAAACCACGCCAATGCAGGCTTTGGGCTGCATAACGCCGAAATTACTTTAGAGGCAAACCCCCATTCCACTCTGCTGCAAACGCTTGCCGATTTGCATAAAGCAGGCGTAAACCGCCTTTCAATGGGTCTGCAAAGTGCGGTGCCGGAGGAGCTGGCGTTTTTGGGCAGGGGGCATACCCCTGACGAGGCAAGGCGCGCGGTGGAGGATGCCCGTACTGCGGGTTTTGATAACATCAGCCTAGATATTATGATGGGCATTCCGCGCCAGACAGCACATTCGGTGGAGCGCTCGATCGACTTTTGCGCTGACCTCGGCATTGAGCATATTTCGTCGTATCTGCTCAAAGTAGAAGAGGGTACGCCGTTTTACGCAAACAATATTCTTTCCATCTGCCCCGACAGCGACGAGCAGGCAGAAATTTACCTGCACGCGGTAGAATACCTTGCAAACAAGGGCTACAGCCAATATGAAATTTCGAATTTTGCACGAGATGAAAAAACAAGCCGACACAATTTAAAATACTGGAATTGTGAGGAGTACATCGGCATAGGCCCCAGTGCCCACAGCTTTATTGACGGCGAGCGCCGCTACTACGAGCGTGATTTGCAGGGCTTTGTTGCCAGTAACGGCGAACAAGGTTGGAAGTTTGATGCCATCGGCGGTGACTTTGAGGAATACGCTATGCTCAAGTTGCGCTTGACCAGCGGATTGCACTTTGATGATATACAACAACGATATCCCACTGTGGACACGGCCGCAATGATAAAAAAGGCGAAACCGATGAGAAAAGCGGGGTTACTCCATCTTACAGATAAGGGAATTGCCCTTACACCGCAGGGCTTTTTGCTTTCCAATTCCGTAATTGCAGAGTTGATACTATAA
- a CDS encoding helix-turn-helix domain-containing protein yields the protein MYFQRLEDLRLDADLTQEQVATMLNCKREVYRRYEKGIREIPVWALIKLADFYQTSTDYILGRTNQK from the coding sequence ATGTATTTTCAACGATTGGAAGATTTAAGGCTGGATGCTGACTTAACGCAAGAACAAGTTGCAACAATGCTGAACTGTAAACGCGAGGTTTACCGCAGATATGAAAAGGGTATTCGCGAAATACCTGTTTGGGCACTCATCAAATTGGCTGATTTTTATCAAACCAGTACCGATTATATCTTAGGAAGAACCAACCAAAAATAG
- the lepB gene encoding signal peptidase I, producing the protein MDTFKRVLKEWVIPFALEILVIVLIVKFICFFAVVPTGSMIPTVDEHSWLFATRMYNPEKNVKRGDILVFRSDEMDQTLLKRCIGLPGEEITLDEEGKLYINGEYYEEPYVVNKLAEPAKFRIPQGHYLFLGDNRSGSLDARYWDEPYISADKIMGKARFTIWPFKNFGPLK; encoded by the coding sequence ATGGATACATTTAAGAGAGTACTCAAAGAGTGGGTTATTCCATTTGCACTGGAAATTCTGGTCATTGTACTGATTGTTAAGTTTATATGTTTTTTTGCGGTGGTGCCTACCGGCTCGATGATCCCCACTGTGGACGAACATAGTTGGCTGTTTGCCACCCGCATGTACAACCCCGAAAAGAATGTAAAGCGCGGCGATATTTTGGTATTCCGCAGCGACGAAATGGACCAGACCCTGCTCAAACGCTGCATAGGTTTGCCGGGTGAAGAAATTACCCTCGACGAGGAAGGCAAACTTTATATTAACGGCGAATATTACGAAGAACCCTATGTGGTTAACAAGCTGGCAGAGCCCGCCAAATTCCGTATACCGCAGGGGCACTACCTGTTTTTGGGTGACAACCGCAGCGGCTCGCTGGATGCACGTTATTGGGATGAACCCTATATCTCTGCAGATAAAATTATGGGCAAAGCGCGCTTTACCATTTGGCCGTTTAAAAACTTCGGTCCGCTCAAATGA
- the gpr gene encoding GPR endopeptidase: MIFRTDLAMELEEQHRSEQIPGIVSQDETVGNLTINKIQITSEEAAQKIGKPIGEYVTVTVPPFSDDVTSANEEIEAMAQQIQRLINDDKGLVLVAGLGNHQITPDALGPKVIEGIIATRHIKGEVAEAAGLSHLRPVAAIAPGVLGQTGIETGEVVSSIVKDIQPSCVVAVDALASRSLDRLGCTVQISNTGISPGSGVANTRKELSKNSLGVPVVSIGVPTVVDGTTLAGDLLQAKEMMSDEQIRERFEPRGAMMMVTPREIDLVIQRAAKAISLAINRALQPKMSLDDIVYLSE, translated from the coding sequence ATGATTTTTCGTACCGACTTGGCAATGGAGCTGGAAGAACAGCATCGCTCCGAACAGATCCCCGGCATCGTCTCGCAGGATGAAACCGTAGGCAACCTTACCATTAATAAAATCCAAATTACAAGCGAAGAAGCAGCGCAAAAAATCGGCAAACCCATTGGGGAATATGTTACCGTTACGGTACCGCCTTTTTCAGATGATGTCACTTCGGCAAATGAAGAAATCGAGGCGATGGCGCAACAAATTCAGCGGCTGATAAACGATGACAAAGGGTTGGTACTGGTAGCGGGTTTGGGCAATCATCAAATCACGCCCGATGCACTTGGCCCCAAGGTGATTGAAGGTATCATTGCCACCCGTCACATCAAAGGCGAGGTTGCCGAGGCAGCAGGGCTGTCGCACCTGCGCCCCGTGGCGGCGATTGCGCCGGGCGTACTGGGGCAAACCGGTATAGAAACGGGCGAGGTGGTATCTTCCATCGTAAAAGACATTCAGCCGAGCTGTGTTGTTGCGGTGGATGCGCTTGCCTCGCGCAGCCTGGACCGTTTGGGCTGCACAGTGCAGATATCCAACACCGGTATCTCCCCCGGCTCGGGTGTTGCCAATACACGCAAAGAGCTTTCGAAAAATTCGCTCGGTGTACCGGTGGTGTCGATTGGTGTGCCCACCGTAGTGGATGGAACCACACTGGCGGGCGACTTGCTGCAAGCAAAAGAAATGATGAGCGACGAACAAATTCGCGAGCGCTTTGAGCCGCGCGGCGCTATGATGATGGTAACCCCGCGTGAAATTGACCTTGTCATTCAGCGGGCGGCTAAGGCAATTTCGCTCGCCATCAATCGCGCACTTCAGCCCAAAATGAGCCTGGATGATATTGTCTATCTGAGCGAATAA
- the spoIIP gene encoding stage II sporulation protein P, with translation MGRRRNRLQVKKALSLMLLLPFAVWGLIKCLPLLGNLAARAAMLSAAMNMPEGSIAMLEERFNSELFENGEKEDAVVSESPPPVSSSEPESSSLPPSESSEEEKQKPELPSPDDIPDEYRGTIRELQYGADRSPIYIPLKAGYLKNSTKLTAADVKKELNKPLEMKLKQTDEPQVLIIHTHATESYEPFAVDFYDKRGTWRSTDNECNMVQVGNRIAEELKNAGIGVIHDTTQHDYPSYNGSYERSAETVKSYLKKYPTIKAVLDVHRDAIQPEDNVIVKATADIDGKKAAQVMIITGCEDGTMGVPNWSSNLRFAAALQSNAEEMYAGLMRPIFFCYRKYNMDLTKGSILLEVGSHGNTLEEAEYSGELLGKALVKTLNDTKK, from the coding sequence GTGGGCAGACGAAGAAACAGGCTACAGGTAAAAAAAGCGTTGTCGCTAATGCTACTCTTGCCGTTTGCGGTGTGGGGCTTGATTAAGTGCCTGCCGCTGCTGGGCAATTTGGCGGCGCGCGCCGCAATGCTTTCTGCCGCTATGAATATGCCCGAGGGCAGTATTGCCATGCTGGAGGAACGGTTTAATTCGGAACTGTTTGAAAACGGTGAAAAAGAAGATGCCGTGGTATCCGAATCGCCCCCGCCTGTTTCTTCGTCCGAGCCCGAGTCATCGTCACTGCCGCCGAGTGAATCGTCGGAAGAAGAAAAACAAAAACCCGAACTCCCCTCCCCCGATGACATCCCCGACGAATACCGCGGAACCATACGCGAGCTGCAATACGGGGCAGACCGCAGCCCCATCTACATTCCGCTGAAAGCGGGCTATCTCAAAAACTCGACCAAACTCACCGCTGCGGATGTAAAAAAAGAGCTGAATAAGCCGCTTGAGATGAAACTAAAGCAAACGGACGAGCCGCAGGTGCTGATCATACACACCCATGCTACCGAAAGCTACGAGCCTTTTGCCGTAGATTTTTACGATAAACGCGGAACATGGCGCAGTACCGATAATGAGTGCAACATGGTGCAGGTGGGCAACCGCATTGCCGAAGAACTGAAAAATGCGGGCATTGGGGTAATTCATGATACCACACAGCACGATTACCCCTCTTATAATGGCTCGTACGAGCGCAGTGCCGAAACAGTAAAGAGTTACCTAAAAAAATATCCCACCATCAAAGCCGTACTGGATGTTCACCGCGATGCCATCCAGCCCGAGGACAACGTGATTGTAAAGGCAACGGCAGACATTGACGGGAAAAAAGCCGCACAGGTAATGATTATTACAGGGTGTGAAGACGGCACAATGGGTGTGCCGAACTGGAGTAGCAACCTGCGTTTTGCGGCAGCGCTGCAAAGCAATGCAGAAGAAATGTACGCGGGGCTGATGCGGCCAATCTTCTTTTGTTACCGCAAATACAATATGGATTTGACCAAGGGCTCTATTTTACTGGAAGTGGGCAGCCACGGCAATACGCTGGAAGAAGCCGAATACAGCGGTGAATTGTTAGGCAAAGCATTGGTAAAGACGCTGAATGATACTAAAAAATAA
- the spoVAE gene encoding stage V sporulation protein AE, which yields MEVFLTYLKAFVVGGILCAVGQIFIDKTKLTPARILVGYVVLGVILSGLGLYQPLIDFAGAGASVPLTGFGHTLAKGVREGLAEKGLFGILSGGLTATSAGIAAAIIFALIVALIFKPGDKT from the coding sequence ATGGAAGTTTTTTTAACTTATTTAAAAGCATTTGTTGTCGGCGGTATTTTGTGTGCCGTAGGGCAGATTTTTATTGATAAAACCAAGTTGACCCCTGCACGAATTTTGGTAGGTTATGTGGTATTGGGCGTAATTCTTTCGGGCTTGGGGCTGTACCAGCCGCTGATTGATTTTGCCGGTGCGGGTGCATCGGTTCCGCTTACCGGCTTTGGGCATACCCTGGCAAAAGGTGTGCGCGAAGGGCTTGCAGAAAAGGGCTTGTTCGGTATCCTGTCGGGCGGGCTTACGGCTACATCGGCGGGCATTGCGGCGGCAATTATTTTTGCACTGATAGTTGCTCTTATTTTTAAACCCGGCGATAAAACTTAA
- the rpsT gene encoding 30S ribosomal protein S20, with the protein MPNIKSAKKRVRVIAAKSAENKAVKTNLKTVIKNAELAVANNDENKVEVVKLAVKKIDQAAAKNILHKNCAARKKSHLASKLNAVG; encoded by the coding sequence ATGCCTAACATTAAATCTGCTAAGAAAAGAGTTAGAGTGATTGCTGCAAAATCTGCTGAGAATAAAGCAGTAAAAACGAATCTCAAAACAGTAATTAAAAACGCGGAGTTGGCTGTTGCTAACAACGACGAGAATAAAGTAGAGGTTGTAAAGCTTGCAGTTAAGAAAATTGACCAAGCTGCCGCTAAAAATATTCTTCACAAAAACTGTGCAGCGAGAAAGAAATCTCACCTTGCAAGCAAACTGAATGCAGTTGGCTAA
- the grpE gene encoding nucleotide exchange factor GrpE → MSAKKAKETAPQAEEVQADEVKTEAVNTEEAVAEETAAQQEVSEVDLLKTQLEEMSDKLMRTLAEYDNYRKRSQKERLEIYPEAVAQTVTKFLPILDNFDRAMESECADAEFKKGVEMILTSFKECLKALNVEEIEAEGKEFDPNLHNAVMHIESETLGENIIAAVFQKGYKIGDKVLRHAMVQVAN, encoded by the coding sequence GTGTCTGCAAAAAAAGCAAAAGAAACTGCACCGCAGGCTGAAGAGGTTCAGGCGGACGAAGTAAAAACAGAGGCAGTTAACACAGAAGAAGCTGTTGCGGAAGAAACTGCTGCTCAACAAGAAGTAAGTGAGGTTGATTTGCTGAAAACGCAGCTGGAAGAAATGAGCGACAAGCTGATGCGAACCCTTGCCGAGTACGACAACTACCGCAAACGTTCGCAAAAAGAACGCCTTGAGATTTACCCCGAGGCGGTTGCACAAACGGTAACCAAATTTTTACCGATATTGGATAACTTCGACCGCGCTATGGAAAGCGAATGCGCCGATGCAGAGTTTAAAAAAGGCGTAGAAATGATACTGACATCATTTAAAGAATGCCTGAAAGCGCTGAATGTAGAAGAAATTGAGGCGGAAGGCAAAGAGTTCGACCCCAACCTGCACAATGCCGTAATGCATATCGAGAGTGAAACCCTCGGTGAAAACATAATTGCGGCAGTATTCCAAAAAGGCTATAAAATTGGCGACAAGGTATTGCGCCACGCCATGGTTCAGGTAGCCAACTAA